Proteins from a genomic interval of Trifolium pratense cultivar HEN17-A07 linkage group LG6, ARS_RC_1.1, whole genome shotgun sequence:
- the LOC123891024 gene encoding anaphase-promoting complex subunit 13: MADLSLGILIDIVDEDWMRDTLPADDLPLPPTLVVRTDDTEDSNQETQQVNKDVWHDLALGQE, translated from the exons ATGGCAGATCTGAGTTTGGGAATTCTAATTGATATTGTTGATGAGGATTGGATGAGAGACACGCTTCCTGCAGATG ATCTTCCACTGCCCCCAACGCTCGTTGTTCGGACTGATGATACTGAAGACTCGA ATCAGGAGACGCAGCAAGTTAATAAGGATGTTTGGCACGATCTTGCCCTTGGCCAAGAGTAG
- the LOC123891026 gene encoding LOW QUALITY PROTEIN: uncharacterized protein LOC123891026 (The sequence of the model RefSeq protein was modified relative to this genomic sequence to represent the inferred CDS: deleted 1 base in 1 codon): protein MLRLKAFRPSTDKVVKIQLHPTHPWMVTADDSDRVSVWNWEHRQVIYELKAGGVDERRLVGAKLEKLAEGETESRGKPTEAIRGGSVKQVNFYDDDVRFWQNWHNRSAAAEAPTAVHTSSFSSPAPSTKGRHFLVICCLNKAIFLDLVTMRGRDVPKQELDNKSLHCMEFLYRSGVGDGPLVAFGASDGVIRVLSMITWKLARRYTGGHKGTISCLRSFMAASGEALLVSGASDGLLIIWSADHGQDSRELVPKLSLKAHDGGVVAVELSRVMGGAPQLITIGADKTLAIWDTVSFKELRRIKPVPKLACHSVASWCHPRAPNLDILTCVKDSHIWAIEHPTYSALTRPLCELTTVIPPHALAPNKKLRVYCMVAHTLQPHLVAIGTNIGVVICEFDARSLPPVAPLPTPSDSREHSAVFVIERELKLLNFQLNNSVNPSLGSSLAETGRAQGDSFEPLPVKQGKKHISTPVPHDSYSVLSVSSSGKYLAIVWPDIPYFSVYKVSDWSIVDSGSARLLAWDTCRDRFAILESSLPPRIPIIPKGSSSKRAKEAAAAQAAAAAAAAGSSASVQVRILLDDGTSNILMRSVGARSEPVIGLHGGALLGVAYRTSRRISPIAATAISTIQSMPLSGYGSSGLSSFTTYDDGFSSHRSPAEAAPQNFQLYSWETFQPVGALLPQPEWTAWDQTIEYCAFAYQQYIVISSLRPQYRYLGDVSIPYATSAVWHRRQLFVATPTTIEVVFVDAGVTQIDIETKKMKEEQKLREAQSRAVAEHGELALITVEGPQSTTEERISLRPPMLQVVRLASFQHAPSVPPFLSLPKQTRVDGDEADERRASEVAVGGGGVSVAVTRFPTEQKRPVGPLVVVGVKDGVLWLIDRYMRAHALSLSHPGIRCRCLAAYGDAVSAVKWASRLGREHHDDLAQFMLGMGYATEALHLPGISKRLEFDLAMKSNDLKRALHCLLTMSNSRNIGHDGTGLGLNDILNLTDKKQDVVEGVQGIVKFAKEFLDLIDAADATAQGEIAREALKRLAAAGSVKGALQGHELRGLALRLANHGELTRLSGLINNLITLGLGREAAFSAAVLGDNALMEKAWQDTGMLAEAVLHAHAHGRPTLKNLVQTWNQMLQREVEPTPSQKTDATAAFLASLEEPKLTSLAEAGKKPPIEILPPGMMSLNAPISIQKKPASAAQNSQPQPGKPLALEAPPTTTAAPDSSTQQPESTPASAPAPVSDPPPSDGTPTPEAAPPESNSGETPVDNGAPTPASASAENPNVNGETVQEEPKSDPTPPEAPSPVAEVSETNTPNPTIVPASGDPFI from the exons ATGCTGAGATTAAAAGCGTTTCGTCCTTCCACTGATAAAGTCGTTAAGATCCAATTGCATCCGACGCATCCATGGATGGTTACTGCTGATGATTCAGATCGAGTTTCTGTTTGGAACTGGGAACACCGTCAG GTGATATATGAGTTGAAAGCTGGTGGAGTCGATGAACGGCGTTTAGTTGGTGCAAAATTGGAGAAGCTAGCTGAGGGAGAAACAG AATCTAGAGGAAAACCAACAGAAGCCATTCGTGGAGGAAG TGTGAAGCAGGTGAATTTTTATGATGACGACGTACGCTTTTGGCAAAATTGGCATAATCGCTCTGCAGCGGCAGAGGCTCCAACAGCTGTCCATACTTCATCTTTTAGTTCTCCCGCCCCATCAACAAAAGGGAGGCATTTTCTTGTCATATGTTGTTTAAACAAAGCTATATTTTTGGACTTGGTGACAATGCGTGGCCGTGATGTACCAAAGCAAGAGCTCGATAACAAGTCCCTACACTG CATGGAGTTCCTTTATAGATCTGGTGTTGGTGACGGTCCTCTTGTGGCTTTTGGTGCATCTGATGGAGTCATTAGAGTTCTCTCAATGATTACATGGAAG CTTGCGAGAAGATACACTGGAGGTCATAAAGGAACAATCTCTTGCTTGAGGTCCTTCATGGCAGCTTCAGGCGAG GCTCTTCTGGTTTCGGGTGCTAGTGATGGATTGCTCATAATTTGGAGTGCCGATCATGGACAAGATTCACGTGAACTTGTACCGAAGCTGAGTTTAAAA GCACATGATGGCGGTGTTGTGGCAGTTGAACTGTCTAGAGTGATGGGAGGAGCTCCTCAGCTAATTACAATTGGTGCGGATAAGACATTAGCTATATGGGACACGGTCTCCTTTAAG GAGCTGCGGCGTATAAAACCAGTTCCAAAATTGGCTTGCCACAGTGTGGCTTCTTGGTGCCATCCTCGAGCTCCAAACCTTGATATTCTAACCTGTGTCAAAGATTCTCACATATG GGCAATCGAACATCCCACATATTCTGCTCTCACTAGGCCATTGTGTGAATTGACAACAGTTATTCCTCCACATGCTCTTGCTCCTAATAAGAAACTGAGG GTGTATTGTATGGTT GCACATACTTTGCAGCCACATCTTGTTGCTATTGGAACCAATATTGGTGTTGTTATCTGCGAGTTTGATGCTAGATCTCTTCCACCTGTTGCTCCCCTACCTACCCCATCAGATAGTAGAGAGCATTCTGCTGTATTTGTAATTGAAAGGGAGCTAAAGctattaaattttcaattaaacAACTCTGTAAATCCATCCCTTGGTAGCTCCTTGGCAGAAACAGGCAGAGCTCAGGGAGATTCTTTTGAACCATTACCTGTCAAGCAGGGGAAGAAGCACATTAGTACACCTGTTCCTCATGATTCATACTCGGTTCTTTCTGTGAGCAGTTCAGGAAA GTATTTAGCAATTGTTTGGCCAGATATTCCTTATTTCTCTGTCTACAAGGTCAGCGATTGGTCAATTGTTGACTCTGGCAGTGCAAGGCTTCTCGCTTGGGATACTTGTCGTGACAGATTTGCTATACTGGAATCATCATTACCTCCTCGAATTCCTATAATTCCCAAAGGTAGTTCATCAAAAAGAGCAAAAGAAGCTGCTGCAGCGCAAGCAGCAGCAGCCGCAGCTGCTGCTGGTTCCTCAGCTTCTGTTCAAGTCCGAATCTTGTTAGATGACGGTACATCAAATATACTAATGAGGTCTGTTGGTGCTCGCAGTGAACCA GTCATTGGTTTGCATGGAGGGGCACTGCTTGGAGTTGCCTATCGAACATCTAGGAGAATCAGTCCTATTGCTGCTACAGCTATTTCGACAATCCAGTCTATGCCATTATCCGGTTATGGAAGCAGCGGCCTTTCTTCTTTTACCACTTATGATGATGGATTTTCTTCACATAGATCTCCAGCTGAGGCAGCACCTCAAAACTTCCAGCTATACAG TTGGGAGACATTTCAACCTGTGGGTGCTCTACTTCCTCAGCCAGAATGGACTGCTTGGGACCAAACCATCGAGTATTGTGCATTTGCATACCAACAATACATAGTCATATCTTCTTTGCGCCCACAATATAGATACTTGGGAGATGTTTCAATTCCATATGCTACTAGTGCTGTTTGGCACCGGAGGCAACTGTTTGTGGCAACACCAACTACTATAGA AGTTGTTTTTGTGGACGCTGGGGTTACACAAATTGACATCGaaactaaaaaaatgaaagaagagCAGAAATTGAGAGAAGCACAGTCAAGAGCAGTAGCAGAGCATGGAGAGTTAGCACTAATTACAGTTGAAGGCCCCCAATCTACTACCGAAGAAAGAATATCACTGAGACCACCAATGCTGCAG GTGGTTCGATTAGCTTCATTTCAGCATGCTCCTTCGGTGCCGCCTTTCCTATCGTTGCCAAAACAAACTAGAGTTGATGGTGACGAAGCAGATGAGAGAAGGGCAAGTGAAGTAGCAGTGGGTGGAGGGGGTGTGTCTGTGGCAGTTACTCGTTTTCCAACGGAGCAGAAACGTCCAGTTGGGCCTCTTGTTGTGGTGGGTGTCAAGGATGGAGTTCTATGGCTAATTGACAG GTACATGCGAGCTCACGCCTTATCCTTGAGTCATCCTGGTATTCGTTGCCGATGTCTTGCTGCTTATGGCGATGCTGTTAGTGCAGTAAAATG GGCAAGTAGGCTTGGAAGAGAACACCATGATGATTTAGCACAATTTATGCTAGGAATGGGCTATGCTACTGAAGCACTTCATTTGCCTGGAATATCAAAGAG GTTGGAGTTTGATTTGGCAATGAAGAGCAATGATTTGAAGAGAGCTCTTCATTGTCTTCTTACCATGAGTAACAGCCGGAATATTGGACACGATGGTACTGGACTTGGGTTGAATGACATTCTTAATTTAACAGATAAAAAACAAGATGTAGTTGAAGGTGTTCAGGGCATAGTGAAATTCGCAAAAGAGTTCTTGGATCTTATTGACGCTGCAGATGCTACAGCACAGGGTGAAATTGCCCGTGAAGCTCTGAAGCGATTAGCCGCAGCTGGATCCGTGAAAGGTGCATTACAAGGTCATGAGTTGAGGGGATTAGCATTGCGCCTTGCAAATCATGGAGAGTTGACTCGGCTAAGT GGTCTGATAAACAACCTAATCACGCTTGGCTTGGGACGGGAAGCTGCATTTTCTGCTGCTGTTTTGGGCGACAATGCTCTAATGGAGAAAGCATGGCAGGATACTGGAATGCTGGCTGAAGCTGTGCTTCATGCTCAT GCACATGGACGTCCAACTCTGAAGAATTTGGTTCAGACCTGGAACCAAATGCTACAGAGAGAGGTTGAGCCTACTCCATCACAAAAGACAGATGCTACAGCTGCATTTCTAGCTTCTCTTGAGGAGCCTAAGCTTACGAGTTTGGCAGAAGCAGGGAAGAAACCACCGATTGAAATCCTACCTCCGGGAATGATGTCGCTTAATGCCCCTATCTCCATTCAGAAAAAACCAGCTTCTGCTGCTCAGAATTCCCAACCACAACCGGGAAAGCCATTGGCATTGGAAGCACCTCCTACAACCACAGCAGCGCCAGACAGTTCTACACAACAGCCTGAATCTACACCTGCATCTGCACCGGCACCAGTTAGTGATCCACCTCCATCAGATGGCACACCAACTCCTGAGGCCGCTCCACCTGAATCAAATTCGGGTGAAACCCCTGTAGATAATGGGGCTCCTACCCCAGCCTCAGCGAGTGCCGAAAATCCAAATGTTAATGGGGAAACTGTTCAGGAAGAACCTAAAAGTGATCCAACGCCTCCCGAGGCCCCATCACCAGTAGCAGAGGTTTCAGAGACTAACACTCCAAATCCGACAATAGTACCTGCAAGTGGCGACCCTTTCATATAA
- the LOC123891027 gene encoding ribosomal RNA small subunit methyltransferase NEP1-like produces MTRAYRVKGKKRKNRDVVEKYHREEKEVEDEEQVQPKKPNLQKEEPTQTPTSSIITEENKNNELIGIPIAPPTEKNSEKPGVIFILEKASLEIAKVGKTYQLLNPDEHASFLLSQKKKPDDYRPDICHQALLSILDSPLNKAGRLKMVYIRTEKGVLIEVRPDTRIPRTFKRFAGLMLQLLQELRISDGGKRLLRIIKNPVTQYLPTNSWKAGLSSSSKKVVNMKDYLSTIPSNLDLVFVVGAMAYGKVETDYTEDYIAVSEYQLTAAYCIARICNSIEGKWNIL; encoded by the exons ATGACTAGAGCTTACAGGGTAAAGGGGAAGAAGAGGAAGAACAGGGACGTTGTTGAAAAGTACCACCGTGAAGAAAAAGAAGtcgaagatgaagaacaagttCAACCAAAGAAACCAAATCTTCAGAAGGAAGAACCAACTCAAACACcaacatcatcaataataacagaggaaaacaaaaataacgaACTCATTGGTATCCCAATTGCTCCTCCAACTGAAAAGAACAGTGAGAAACCAGGTGTTATATTTATTCTCGAAAAAGCTTCTTTGGAAATCGCTAAAGTCGGCAAG ACTTATCAGCTTTTGAACCCGGATGAACATGCTAGTTTTCTCCTCAGTCAAAAAAAGAAACCTGATGATTACAGACCTGATATTTGTCATCAG gCACTTCTATCTATTTTAGATAGCCCATTGAATAAAGCTGGGAGGTTGAAAATGGTATACATAAGGACTGAAAAAGGCGTTCTCATAGAGGTCAGGCCCGATACTCGTATTCCAAGAACATTCAAACGGTTCGCTGGTCTCATGT TGCAACTGCTTCAGGAATTGAGGATATCTGATGGTGGGAAACGTCTTCTCCGCATAATAAAAAACCCCGTAACCCAATATTTGCCTACCAACTCGTGGAAAGCAG GTTTATCTTCTAGTTCAAAGAAGGTGGTAAATATGAAAGACTATTTGTCAACAATTCCAAGCAATCTGGACCTTGTCTTTGTG GTAGGAGCAATGGCATATGGGAAGGTTGAGACAGATTACACAGAGGATTATATAGCTG TTTCTGAGTACCAATTAACTGCTGCCTACTGTATTGCAAGGATTTGTAATTCCATTGAGGGAAAGTGGAACATATTGTGA
- the LOC123891028 gene encoding cathepsin B-like protease 2, giving the protein MKMAPTILPLVTFFLAFSASYLSIGEAEIDQLNGLKLNSHILQESIAKQINENPGAGWKAAINPRFSNVTVGQFKRLLGVKQTPRNELRSTPVVTHPKSLKLPKNFDARTAWSQCSTIGRILDQGHCGSCWAFGAVESLSDRFCVHFDMNVSLSVNDLLACCGFLCGSGCDGGYPIYAWRYLASHGVVTEECDPYFDQIGCSHPGCEPAYQTPKCVKKCVNGNQLWKKSKHYSVKAYRVNSDPQDIMAEVYKNGPVEVAFSVYEDFAHYKSGVYKHITGSALGGHAVKLIGWGTSEEGEDYWLLANQWNTNWGDDGYFKIKRGTNECGIEEDVTAGLPSTKNIIREVTDMEVVADVSF; this is encoded by the exons ATGAAAATGGCCCCAACAATTCTGCCCCTGGTTACCTTTTTTTTAGCTTTCTCTGCTTCTTATCTCTCG ATCGGTGAGGCGGAAATAGATCAGCTTAATGGACTCAAGCTTAATTCTCATATTCTTCAG gAGTCTATCGCTAAACAGATTAACGAAAACCCAGGGGCAGGATGGAAGGCTGCTATTAATCCTCGTTTCTCCAATGTTACT GTTGGACAATTTAAGCGCCTTCTTGGAGTCAAGCAAACACCTAGGAATGAACTAAGGAGCACACCTGTTGTAACTCATCCAAAATCCTTAAAATTGCCAAAGAATTTTGATGCAAGGACTGCTTGGTCACAGTGTAGCACTATTGGAAGAATTCTAG ATCAG GGTCACTGTGGTTCTTGTTGGGCATTTGGTGCTGTCGAATCATTATCAGATCGTTTTTGCGTTCATTTTGACATG AATGTATCCCTCTCTGTTAATGACCTTCTAGCATGCTGTGGATTTCTTTGTGGGTCTGGCTGTGATGGAGGGTATCCCATTTATGCGTGGCGATACTTGGCAAGCCATGGTGTCGTCACTGAAGAG TGTGACCCATACTTTGATCAAATTGGATGTTCTCATCCTGGTTGTGAGCCAGCATATCAAACTCCCAAGTGTGTTAAAAAGTGTGTAAATGGAAACCAACTTTGGAAGAAGTCAAAGCACTATAGTGTCAAAGCATATAGGGTAAACTCTGATCCCCAAGATATCATGGCAGAAGTTTATAAGAATGGGCCGGTTGAAGTTGCATTCAGTGTTTATGAG GATTTCGCTCACTACAAATCAGGAGTTTACAAACACATCACAGGTTCTGCACTAGGCGGTCATGCAGTAAAACTGATTGGATGGGGAACAAGTGAAGAAGGGGAGGACTATTGG CTTCTTGCAAATCAGTGGAATACAAACTGGGGAGAT GATGGTTACTTCAAGATCAAGAGAGGGACAAATGAATGTGGGATTGAAGAGGATGTTACTGCTGGTTTGCCTTCaaccaaaaatattattagaGAAGTGACTGACATGGAAGTTGTTGCTGATGTTTCATTCTGA